TGCGCCACCTCGCTCGTGTTTCGACGCAACGACAGGGTGTCGTCGTCGGCATCGTAGGAGTAGCTCGATGTCAGATGGCGCAGCGCAGTTTCGCTCTGCAAAGCCACAAATTGGCCGTAATCTTGCACCTCGAACGCAGCGCGATAGGTGTCCTGCACCTGCCATAGCACCACGCATCCGACTTCGACAGGATTACCCACCAGGTCGTTGACTTTCAGCTTTTGCACGTCCAAGTTGATAGCGCGCAGAGAGACCGGTCGCTTGGTCATAAACGGATTGACCCAGTAGAAGCCGCTCTCTTTGACGCTGCCGACGTATCGACCGAATAGCAGCAGCACTTTGCTGCCGTTCGGCTCGACAACGAAGAAGCCGCCGCACATAATGCTCGCGATGGTAATGATCAGCGAGCTGAGGATGATGTACAGGGCGCCCGGCTGGGCGACGTTCGTCTCGTGCACCACCCGAATGCCGTAGTAGATCCCATACCCGCTGATCACGAAGAGCGCGAGGGTGAGGGTCAGCATCATCGCGCCCGATGTCGGTCGAACAACTTTCTCGTAGTTCACTGGTTACCCCCTTGATACCGATATGATATCACATCGATATGCAGTTTGTCAAGGGGGCGCCTTGGCCCTGCAGCCCTCACACACAAAAGCAGGTAGTGTTAACCGTCCGCCGAAGCATGGAGCGATAGAGAAAGGGCCATGACCGACTGGCGAAACCTTTACGCGAAACGGGACGTAGACGCACAACTGATAAGTTTCTACGCGGCTGCGAAAGCAGGCAAGCCGCAATTCGTTGTGCTGTTAGCGGAAACCGGATGGGGCAAAACCCGCGCCGTGCAACATTTCTACGAACACCTGCGCCAAACCGAAGACCCGAACGGCTACTGGCCGAATAACCTGACCGCCGACCCGGAGCCCAACCGCCCTCGCCGGAGCGCCGTAAACCCCAGCCTGGAAGGGCATACATCACCCATTGACCGGATTGCCTATCTCTGGTGGGGCATTCGCTTCTCACCCGATGCGCACACGGGGGGCGTCTCCGCCTATCTCAGCCATATCATGCCCCGCCTGTTCGCCATCGCTTTGCGACAGGACGCGCGCAACATCAAGGAGCAGGAAAAAGCGGAGTGGAAAAAACTCTTTACTGAACTGGCAGGCGAAACCACGGAAGCGCTATTGGGGTTGCTCGGTCTCCTGATTCCGATGATGAAGGCGGGCAAGAGCCTGAACGAGATACGGAAAAAGATACAAGAGCGCAAAGCACAGGCAGACGCTCCTACTCCGACCGTTGGGCAAGCCGCTCGGCAGGAGCGCGAATCGCTGGCCGACCGGGTGAGCGAGGCGATGCGCGCCGTCCTCAATCCGGGCGATGACCGACACCAGACCGTTCCCGTCGTCATCGTATTGGACGATGCGCAGTGGGCAGACCCCGACAGTCTGAGCGTCATTGAGAAGATTTGGCAGATTGCGCTGACGAACCGCTGGAAACTGCTCATCGTCGCCACGCATTGGGCGGGCGATTATCAAAAGTTCAAGACGCGCGATCGTAAGGCAGACCCGACCCTGCGCCTGCCCGACCTGCGGATGGGCGGCCAGCATGCGCCCGCATGGCATGAGATAGACCTGTCCAAAGCCGTGCCTCTGACAGCGATTACCCGCGCCGCCTTCCCCCAAATGAGCGACGCACAGGTTCAGCAGTTCACGAGTCTGGCAGAAGGCCACCCGCTCTACCTGCGCGAGCTGATTCTGCAGGCGAAAAAGCACCCCGCATGGTTCAAAAACAGCGACGCGGAGAGCGAGCTGACAGAGGAAGGCATGGGCAAATGCCAAGCCTTTAGGGGACTGCACGACCTGGCGCAGGAGCGGTTCGACTCGCAGCCTCCGGCGGTGCGCGCCATCCTCGCATGGGGTAGCCGGCAGGGGATGCAGTTTCTGCATCGGCTCACCCGCGCTCATGCCGAGGATAACGCTTTCCAGCCCTGCTATAACGGGCAGGAACATGACGAGGCCGTCCAAAATGCGCAACGGGAGGCCCTTCTGGATGCCCTGCAAGAGGTGGACGGCAGCGAGTTCGATCAGGTCGCCTTCCGGCAGGCGGCCGCGGAACACCTGGACAACGAACCCGACCATGTCAAAAGCGCGCTCACCCAGAGCCTGCGCGAAACGCTCGCCCGCTATTCCACCGAAAGCGCCCTTGCAACCGTGCCGGAGCCGGAGCAGATTCCGCTGCTGAGCATCGCGGTTAAAGAACTGCGCCCTGGCGGCGCCCCGGATGTGAACGAGGGCGAGTGGCAGGCGTGGGCGA
The window above is part of the Armatimonadota bacterium genome. Proteins encoded here:
- a CDS encoding SPFH domain-containing protein, whose product is MNYEKVVRPTSGAMMLTLTLALFVISGYGIYYGIRVVHETNVAQPGALYIILSSLIITIASIMCGGFFVVEPNGSKVLLLFGRYVGSVKESGFYWVNPFMTKRPVSLRAINLDVQKLKVNDLVGNPVEVGCVVLWQVQDTYRAAFEVQDYGQFVALQSETALRHLTSSYSYDADDDTLSLRRNTSEVAQHLKEEIQESFNLAGLKVLEARITYLAYAPEIAGAMLRRQQAAAVIAARQRIVDGAVGMVEMALQRLTETGTVHLDEERKAAMVTNLMVVLCSEQAAQPVLNAGTLHH
- a CDS encoding AAA family ATPase → MTDWRNLYAKRDVDAQLISFYAAAKAGKPQFVVLLAETGWGKTRAVQHFYEHLRQTEDPNGYWPNNLTADPEPNRPRRSAVNPSLEGHTSPIDRIAYLWWGIRFSPDAHTGGVSAYLSHIMPRLFAIALRQDARNIKEQEKAEWKKLFTELAGETTEALLGLLGLLIPMMKAGKSLNEIRKKIQERKAQADAPTPTVGQAARQERESLADRVSEAMRAVLNPGDDRHQTVPVVIVLDDAQWADPDSLSVIEKIWQIALTNRWKLLIVATHWAGDYQKFKTRDRKADPTLRLPDLRMGGQHAPAWHEIDLSKAVPLTAITRAAFPQMSDAQVQQFTSLAEGHPLYLRELILQAKKHPAWFKNSDAESELTEEGMGKCQAFRGLHDLAQERFDSQPPAVRAILAWGSRQGMQFLHRLTRAHAEDNAFQPCYNGQEHDEAVQNAQREALLDALQEVDGSEFDQVAFRQAAAEHLDNEPDHVKSALTQSLRETLARYSTESALATVPEPEQIPLLSIAVKELRPGGAPDVNEGEWQAWARAVWLLFKRLRAGLLWMQAEAVALQLAPENLPPEGWSFETLDFWDQHDLFLFLRSFRELGAAGRLANGLKIRTEPAAKRADANAETRKLYSVALDCVGDAQSALRQWQDALANYNESLRVCRQIVEEFGETPESLRDLSVSLSKVGDVQSTLLQWEPALAQYQKSLRVRRQIVEEFGETPESLRDLSVSLNKVGDVQSALRQWQDALANYNESLKARRQIVESFGATPESLRDLSVSLDNVGDAQSALLQWQDALANYNESLRVRRQIVEEFGETPESLRDLSVSLEKVGDAQSALLQWQDALANYNESLRVCRQIVESFGATPESLRDLLVSHAKLSQVYAGLGDRTTACEHAREVLRLAKILFQNHPDDPQTQEDLRNAEQLVLSLGC